The following is a genomic window from Thermoanaerobacter uzonensis DSM 18761.
ATGATTTTTTTTGATATTGAAAATGCTAACCGCTGTTGAATCCAAAGATATATATGATTCTAAAACGTTAATCCCTCTCCTTGAGGATTTCTTTAAGCTGCATCCCCATTTCTCCTATAGATATTTTTTGGGTGATGCTAGCTTTTGATGCTTTTGATAATTATAAATACCTCTTTTTAGAACATAGGATAATCTCCATCATCCCTTTAACCCTCTGAAATTCTAAAAACCTACCTCATCCTGATATTGACTCTAATGGTATCCCTACTTGTCCACGTGATCCTTCTCTTAAAATGGTATGTGATGGTATTAAGCAGGAAAAGGGTAGAGCTACTCGCATTAAATGGTTGTGTCTTAAAGTCAGAAAAACTACATTAAATAGTAAAACCTCTTATATCCTGGAATGTAATAACCTTTGTACCTCTTCTAAATGCGGTAGGATTTTTCACACTTTCCTTGATGTCAATTATAGAGCCAATACCATTATCCCTCGTAATTCTAAAAAGTAGTCTAAGCTCTACAAAAATCGCACGGTTATTGAAAAAACTATTGCTATTTTGAAAGAGTCCATGTTTGTTAATAATTTTAGGCTTAGAAATACCAAGTCAATTAAAGCTGACATTTTGCTTGCATGTATAACTCAGCACATTGGGTTAATTATTGATTTCTATTCTTCTATGTTTGAAAATCTTGATTTGTCTCCAATACCTGAATTCCCTTCTTCTAACTCTGGCCGTAAAGGCTCTTACCACGCTCTATTTAGATCTGTTATCGTCATGAGGTCTGAAAAATTTGGTGAAATTTCTGATATTTAGTTCTCAATGTTCAATTGTGTTTTTTGTGTGTTTGTGTTTTACATCTTCTATATATTTTAGTTTTTATTCCCGATATTTTTATTTAACTACGCTCATGTCTATAATTTATATTGAAATAAAAACAAATAAATTATCCTTCGGAAAACAACTACTATATCCAGTAACGTACAGAATAATAATTATGCTGTAATTTTACTTTATTTTACTTTATTTTACTTTTAATTTCTTTACAACCATTTTAGCATTAATAAACTTATTTCAAAGGCGTTAGCAAAAAGAAAAGAAAATAATTATAACTCATGCTTTAATACCCGTTAAAGCAACACCTTCAATTATATATTTCTGTCCTATGAGATAGACTATTAATACAGGAATAATAGCAATTGCAGATGCAGCCATCATCAACGTCCAATCTGTAATATACATACCTTTAAAGAAATTTAAAAGTAATGGTACTGTAAATTTTTCAGGCGTGTTCAAATAAATCAAAGGTCCCATAAAATTATTCCAGGTACCCATAAAGGAGAAAATTCCCAAAGCAGATAAAGCAGGCGTAATTAAAGGAAGACTTATTTCCCAATAAATAAACCAATGATTTGCACCGTCAATAATTGCAGCTTCATCTAACTCTTTTGGCAAACTTAACATAAACTGTCGTAATAGAAATACACCAAACGCGTTAAACAAAGAAGGAGGAACTATTAATGGCAAATGTGTATCTATCCAACCTATGTATTTCATTAGAATAAAAGTAGGTATCATTGTCACTTGTCCAGGAACCATCATGGTTGCTAAAAATATAATAAATATTGTATCTCTTCCCGGAAATTTTATTTTTGCAAATGCATATGCAGCCATCGACGAAGTTAAAAGTGTAGCAGTTACAACAATAGCAGCTATTTTTATACTATTTATGTAAGCATTAGCAAATGGTAATGCTGTCCAAGCTTTTATATAATTTGACCATCTAATAGGATG
Proteins encoded in this region:
- a CDS encoding carbohydrate ABC transporter permease, whose translation is MESKVRLNLYKHKKTINLNKLIPQVILHLILICGSITMLVPFIWMISTSLKDIGQVFIIPPVWIPHPIRWSNYIKAWTALPFANAYINSIKIAAIVVTATLLTSSMAAYAFAKIKFPGRDTIFIIFLATMMVPGQVTMIPTFILMKYIGWIDTHLPLIVPPSLFNAFGVFLLRQFMLSLPKELDEAAIIDGANHWFIYWEISLPLITPALSALGIFSFMGTWNNFMGPLIYLNTPEKFTVPLLLNFFKGMYITDWTLMMAASAIAIIPVLIVYLIGQKYIIEGVALTGIKA